A single window of Pectobacterium parmentieri DNA harbors:
- the lptG gene encoding LPS export ABC transporter permease LptG: MFGVLDRYIGKTIFTTIITTLFMLVSLSGIIKFVDQLRKVGQGEYSALGAGLYTLLSVPKDIETFFPMAALLGALLGLGQLATRSELVVMQASGFTRLQIATAVMKTAIPLVLLTMAIGEWVSPQGEQMARNYRSQMISGGSMISTQGGLWAKDGNDFIYIERIVGDKELSGVNIYHFDEQNKLLSVRYAASAEFDKDRNVWNLSQVDESDLSDGKQIGGSQTLSGEWKTNLTPDKLGVVALEPNALSIRGLHDYAKYLKQSGQESGRYQLNMWSKIFAPVSVAVMMLMAVSFIFGPLRSVSAGSRIVIGISFGFFFYLLNEIFRPLSLVYGIPPILGAVLPSSVFLFISVALLLKRR, from the coding sequence ATGTTTGGTGTATTAGACCGCTATATCGGCAAAACGATTTTCACTACCATCATCACGACGCTGTTCATGTTGGTGTCGCTCTCCGGCATCATCAAGTTTGTTGACCAGTTGCGTAAAGTCGGGCAGGGCGAGTATTCGGCGCTGGGCGCGGGGCTGTATACACTGCTTAGTGTTCCAAAAGACATTGAGACTTTCTTTCCTATGGCCGCACTGCTCGGTGCGCTGCTGGGGCTGGGTCAGCTTGCGACCCGCAGCGAGCTAGTGGTGATGCAGGCTTCTGGTTTTACCCGCCTGCAGATTGCGACTGCCGTGATGAAAACTGCGATCCCGCTGGTATTGCTGACGATGGCGATTGGCGAGTGGGTCTCTCCGCAAGGGGAGCAGATGGCGCGTAACTACCGTTCTCAGATGATCTCCGGTGGGTCGATGATCTCTACGCAGGGCGGATTGTGGGCAAAAGATGGCAATGACTTTATCTATATTGAACGGATAGTTGGCGATAAAGAACTGTCTGGCGTCAATATCTATCACTTTGACGAGCAGAACAAACTGCTATCTGTACGCTACGCGGCCTCCGCCGAGTTTGACAAGGACAGGAATGTTTGGAACCTCTCGCAGGTTGATGAATCCGATCTGAGTGACGGTAAACAGATTGGCGGCAGCCAGACGCTCAGCGGCGAATGGAAAACCAACCTGACGCCGGATAAACTGGGCGTGGTGGCGCTGGAGCCTAACGCGTTGTCGATCCGTGGGCTGCATGATTACGCCAAATATCTGAAACAAAGTGGTCAGGAATCAGGCCGCTACCAGCTCAATATGTGGAGCAAAATCTTTGCACCCGTCTCGGTGGCGGTGATGATGCTCATGGCAGTCTCTTTCATCTTCGGCCCGTTGCGTAGCGTGTCAGCGGGTTCACGTATCGTGATAGGGATCAGTTTCGGCTTCTTCTTCTATTTGTTGAATGAGATTTTCCGTCCGCTCAGCCTGGTCTATGGCATTCCGCCGATATTGGGCGCGGTTTTGCCTAGTTCGGTGTTTTTGTTCATCAGCGTGGCGTTGCTGCTGAAACGGCGATAA
- the pepA gene encoding leucyl aminopeptidase, with protein MEFSVKSGSPEKQRSACIVVGVFEPRRLSPIAEQLDKISDGYISALLRRGELEGKVGQSLLLHHVPNILSERILLIGCGKERELDERQYKQVIQKTINALNETGSMEAVCFLTELHVKGRNTYWKVRQAVETAKETLYTFDQLKSNKVELRRPLRKMVFNVPTRRELTSGERAIQHGLAIAAGIKAAKDLGNMPPNICNAAYLASQARQLADTYSQNIITRVIGEQQMKELGMNAYLAVGQGSQNESLMSVIEYKGDPNPETRPIVLVGKGLTFDSGGISIKPADSMDEMKYDMCGAATVYGVMRMAAELALPLNIIGVLAGCENMVDGRAYRPGDVLTTMSGQTVEVLNTDAEGRLVLCDTLTYVERYEPDVVIDVATLTGACVIALGHHITGLMANHNPLAHELLSASEQSGDRAWRLPLTDEFQEQLESNFADMANIGGRPGGAITAGCFLSRFTRKYSWAHLDIAGTAWRSGKAKGATGRPVALLSQFLLNRAGQNDVE; from the coding sequence ATGGAGTTCAGCGTAAAAAGCGGTAGCCCGGAAAAACAACGCAGTGCCTGCATTGTCGTCGGCGTGTTTGAACCGCGTCGTCTGTCCCCTATTGCCGAACAACTCGATAAAATCAGCGACGGCTATATTAGCGCGTTGCTTCGCCGTGGTGAATTAGAAGGCAAAGTGGGGCAATCACTGCTCTTGCACCATGTACCTAACATTCTTTCTGAGCGCATTTTGCTGATTGGCTGCGGGAAAGAGCGTGAGCTTGATGAACGCCAGTACAAACAGGTGATTCAGAAAACGATCAACGCCCTGAACGAAACTGGTTCGATGGAAGCGGTCTGCTTCTTGACCGAGCTGCACGTGAAAGGCCGTAACACGTACTGGAAAGTGCGTCAGGCGGTCGAAACCGCGAAAGAGACGCTGTATACCTTCGATCAGCTTAAGAGCAATAAGGTCGAGCTGCGACGTCCGCTACGCAAGATGGTATTCAACGTGCCGACGCGCCGTGAGCTGACCAGCGGTGAACGCGCCATCCAGCACGGTCTGGCGATTGCTGCCGGTATCAAAGCCGCGAAAGATCTCGGCAATATGCCGCCGAACATCTGTAATGCCGCCTATCTGGCATCGCAAGCGCGTCAACTGGCCGACACCTACAGCCAGAATATTATCACGCGCGTGATTGGCGAACAGCAGATGAAAGAGCTGGGCATGAATGCCTATCTGGCCGTGGGTCAGGGCTCACAGAATGAATCGCTGATGTCCGTGATCGAATACAAAGGCGATCCGAACCCGGAAACGCGTCCGATTGTGCTGGTTGGTAAGGGGCTGACGTTCGATTCCGGCGGTATCTCCATCAAACCTGCCGACAGCATGGACGAAATGAAATACGACATGTGCGGTGCGGCAACAGTCTACGGCGTGATGCGTATGGCAGCCGAACTGGCGCTGCCGTTGAACATCATCGGCGTACTGGCAGGTTGTGAAAACATGGTCGACGGGCGTGCATACCGTCCGGGCGATGTGCTGACGACGATGTCCGGCCAAACGGTAGAAGTCCTGAACACCGATGCGGAAGGTCGTCTGGTCTTGTGTGATACACTGACCTACGTTGAGCGTTATGAGCCAGATGTCGTGATTGACGTCGCGACGCTGACGGGGGCGTGCGTGATTGCGCTAGGGCACCACATCACCGGGCTGATGGCGAACCACAATCCGCTGGCGCACGAGCTGTTGAGCGCGTCCGAGCAATCTGGCGACCGTGCATGGCGTCTGCCGCTGACCGACGAATTCCAGGAGCAGTTGGAATCCAATTTTGCCGACATGGCGAATATTGGTGGTCGTCCTGGCGGTGCGATTACCGCAGGCTGCTTCCTGTCGCGCTTTACGCGTAAGTACAGTTGGGCGCATCTGGATATCGCAGGCACCGCCTGGCGTTCCGGCAAAGCCAAAGGGGCAACGGGCCGTCCAGTCGCGCTGTTATCACAGTTCCTGCTGAACCGCGCCGGACAGAACGACGTAGAATAA
- the lptF gene encoding LPS export ABC transporter permease LptF, whose product MIIIRYLVRETFKSQLAILFILLLIFFCQKLVRILGAAVDGEIPTNLVISLLGLGVPEMVQLILPLSLFLGVLMTFGRLYAESEITVMHACGLGKRVLLKAALVLAVFTGIIATINVMWLSPWSSRHQEEVLAEAKANPGMAALVEGQFQSAQGGNAVLFVGNVKGSEFQHVFLAQLRPSGNARPSVVVADRGHITNEEGAQVVTLDNGSRYEGTALLRDFRITDFTNYQAVIGHQAVTLNNSDVQQMDMRTLWNSDAHDARAEFHWRLTLILSVLIMALMVVPLSVVNPRQGRVLSMLPAMLLYLIFFLLQSSLRSNASKGKIDPMVWVWLTNLMYFGIAVMLNLWDTVPMRKMRARFKPRTLRIQGAA is encoded by the coding sequence GTGATCATCATTCGATATCTGGTACGGGAAACCTTTAAGAGCCAACTGGCCATCCTTTTCATTCTGCTACTGATTTTCTTTTGCCAGAAATTAGTGCGGATACTGGGTGCAGCCGTTGATGGTGAAATCCCGACAAATTTGGTTATCTCCCTTCTGGGATTGGGCGTACCAGAGATGGTGCAACTCATCCTGCCATTAAGTCTGTTTCTTGGCGTATTGATGACGTTTGGCCGCCTCTATGCGGAAAGCGAGATCACCGTCATGCACGCCTGTGGGCTGGGAAAACGCGTGTTGCTGAAAGCTGCGCTGGTCTTGGCGGTGTTCACTGGCATTATCGCAACCATTAACGTCATGTGGCTCAGCCCGTGGTCGTCCCGGCACCAGGAAGAAGTGCTGGCGGAAGCGAAGGCGAACCCTGGCATGGCTGCGCTGGTAGAAGGACAGTTCCAGTCCGCACAAGGTGGCAACGCGGTACTGTTTGTCGGTAATGTGAAAGGGTCAGAGTTTCAGCACGTCTTTCTGGCGCAACTACGCCCCAGCGGTAACGCACGGCCTTCTGTCGTCGTGGCCGATCGTGGTCATATAACCAACGAAGAGGGGGCGCAGGTTGTGACATTGGACAACGGCTCGCGCTACGAAGGCACCGCGCTGTTGCGTGACTTCCGTATTACGGATTTCACTAATTATCAGGCCGTGATTGGCCACCAGGCGGTGACGCTAAATAATAGCGATGTACAGCAAATGGATATGCGTACCCTGTGGAACTCGGATGCGCACGATGCACGAGCAGAGTTTCACTGGCGGCTGACGTTGATTCTTTCCGTGCTGATTATGGCGCTGATGGTGGTGCCGTTGAGCGTGGTGAACCCACGTCAGGGCCGGGTGTTGAGCATGCTGCCTGCGATGCTGCTGTACCTGATTTTCTTCCTGCTGCAAAGTTCGCTGCGCTCTAACGCCAGTAAGGGAAAAATCGACCCGATGGTATGGGTCTGGCTAACCAACCTGATGTACTTTGGTATTGCGGTCATGCTCAACCTGTGGGATACCGTGCCGATGCGCAAAATGCGCGCCCGCTTTAAGCCTCGTACTCTTAGAATACAAGGAGCGGCCTGA